In the Flavobacterium acetivorans genome, one interval contains:
- a CDS encoding galactose oxidase, producing the protein MSTTDSFSQKKEVKHVEWKTAAQLQNPDGSLSIGFAGPINGVNNDVLLVAGGANFPDKMPWEGGKKSYSKTIHVLQKCGDTFSWIAAVKSTLAEPIAYCGTTSTDLGVVYVGGENENGLSNKSYLLKWNAEAKEVEIKSLPNFPLAIANIALTHIDNVVYAVGGDEATKSSDSFASLDLNEANPEWKTLPKIPLALANSVAVAQKGKNGIGIYVVGGRTKTASGISDLHHTTFVFDIKKQKWESVAAISDGKNTTNFSAGAGLAVGNHSVLIVGGDNGAIFHQIETYLSQIAQAKSEEEKAELIAKKNKLVTNHPGFYNGILLYNTLTDQWEKIDELPFLPHVTTPAVLWDKKIILSNGEIKPGIRTPDVMLGTLKK; encoded by the coding sequence ATGTCTACTACTGACTCATTTTCTCAAAAAAAAGAGGTTAAGCATGTTGAATGGAAAACAGCTGCCCAATTGCAAAACCCTGATGGAAGTCTATCTATAGGCTTTGCAGGCCCTATAAATGGAGTTAACAATGACGTATTGCTTGTAGCGGGTGGCGCCAATTTTCCTGATAAAATGCCTTGGGAAGGAGGAAAAAAAAGTTATTCAAAAACAATTCATGTGTTACAAAAATGTGGCGATACTTTTTCTTGGATTGCAGCAGTAAAAAGTACCTTAGCGGAACCTATCGCCTATTGTGGGACTACTTCTACTGACTTAGGCGTAGTATATGTAGGTGGAGAAAATGAAAATGGTCTTTCTAATAAATCGTATTTATTAAAATGGAACGCGGAGGCAAAAGAGGTAGAAATAAAATCACTACCTAATTTCCCTTTGGCGATTGCCAATATAGCGCTGACTCACATAGACAATGTAGTTTATGCCGTAGGTGGCGACGAAGCCACAAAATCTTCTGATTCTTTTGCCAGTCTTGATCTAAACGAAGCAAATCCAGAATGGAAAACATTGCCAAAAATACCTTTGGCTTTGGCCAATTCAGTCGCAGTTGCGCAAAAAGGAAAAAATGGAATCGGAATTTATGTTGTGGGTGGAAGAACAAAAACGGCTTCAGGAATAAGTGATTTACATCATACCACTTTTGTTTTTGATATTAAAAAACAAAAATGGGAAAGTGTCGCAGCGATATCCGATGGAAAAAACACCACTAACTTTTCGGCTGGTGCCGGACTAGCTGTTGGGAATCATTCTGTTTTAATCGTTGGCGGTGATAATGGAGCCATTTTTCATCAAATTGAGACTTATCTCTCCCAAATAGCTCAAGCAAAATCAGAGGAAGAAAAAGCAGAGCTCATTGCTAAAAAGAATAAACTCGTTACCAATCATCCCGGATTTTACAACGGTATCTTACTATACAATACCCTAACAGATCAATGGGAAAAAATAGACGAATTGCCATTCCTTCCTCATGTTACAACCCCTGCGGTGTTATGGGATAAAAAAATAATCTTGTCAAACGGAGAAATAAAACCAGGAATTCGTACTCCTGATGTAATGTTAGGAACCCTAAAAAAATAA
- a CDS encoding dihydrodipicolinate synthase family protein: MKIQHLQGLISAPFTPFDSNGKLDVSLIPAYYSFLKQNGVTGAFINGSTGEGVSTTLAEKKAVAQAWADCSNHDTDFKVMAFLAGTCLADCIELAKHAYEIGLYAVSLTGPFYFKPANIDMLAQTCIEVGKEVPNMPFYYYHIPVLTGVNFPMFDLVRALDGKLPNFAGVKYTHEDFMDFQSCMSYENGKFDMLWGRDENMLSALVLGAKGAVGSTFNYAAPLYYDLIDAFNANDLVKARALQQKSIDMIRLLGKYGGISVGKAYMKVVGHDLGEFRLPVKNMSAEQFELFKKDVASLNFDAFKSK, from the coding sequence ATGAAAATTCAACACTTACAAGGACTTATTTCTGCCCCTTTTACACCCTTTGACAGCAATGGAAAATTAGATGTTAGTCTAATCCCTGCTTATTATTCTTTTTTAAAACAAAATGGAGTAACAGGCGCTTTCATTAATGGTTCTACAGGAGAAGGAGTTTCTACAACTCTAGCAGAAAAGAAAGCAGTTGCTCAAGCTTGGGCTGATTGCAGTAATCATGATACCGACTTTAAAGTAATGGCATTTTTAGCGGGAACCTGCCTTGCCGATTGTATCGAACTTGCCAAACATGCTTACGAGATAGGTTTGTACGCCGTTTCTTTGACCGGCCCTTTTTATTTCAAACCCGCAAACATAGATATGTTGGCGCAAACCTGTATCGAAGTAGGAAAAGAAGTGCCTAACATGCCATTCTATTACTACCACATCCCGGTATTGACAGGAGTTAACTTCCCAATGTTTGATTTGGTAAGAGCCCTTGACGGCAAGCTTCCTAATTTTGCCGGTGTTAAATATACCCATGAAGATTTTATGGATTTCCAAAGCTGTATGAGCTATGAAAACGGCAAATTTGATATGCTTTGGGGACGCGATGAAAATATGCTATCAGCGCTTGTTTTAGGAGCCAAAGGAGCTGTAGGGAGCACTTTCAATTATGCTGCGCCCCTATATTATGACTTAATTGATGCTTTTAACGCTAATGATTTGGTTAAAGCACGCGCTTTGCAACAAAAATCAATCGATATGATTCGTTTGTTAGGAAAATACGGTGGAATCTCTGTAGGAAAAGCTTATATGAAAGTGGTTGGGCACGACCTAGGCGAATTCAGATTGCCTGTCAAAAACATGAGCGCTGAGCAATTCGAATTATTCAAAAAAGATGTAGCTAGCTTGAATTTTGACGCATTCAAGTCAAAATAA